In Edaphobacter paludis, a single window of DNA contains:
- the atpH gene encoding ATP synthase F1 subunit delta, whose protein sequence is MSALTLRYAHAFASVAASNHLDSNAAQQQLRDFSETLADSHELREVLMNPSIVNEQKLKILDAIVSRIGMIPQVRNFLAVIMNHQRLAELDEIITEYHEIADEQSGLAEAEITSARPLNNEDRVELEAQVAKVAGGRVRATYREDAALLGGAVVRIGSTVYDGSLRGQFQQLKRKLVNA, encoded by the coding sequence ATGTCCGCTCTTACTCTTCGTTATGCCCATGCATTCGCCTCGGTGGCGGCATCCAACCATCTGGATTCAAATGCCGCCCAGCAACAGCTGCGCGACTTCAGCGAAACCCTCGCCGACAGTCATGAACTGCGGGAAGTCCTGATGAATCCGTCGATCGTCAATGAACAGAAGTTGAAGATTCTTGATGCTATTGTCAGCCGCATTGGCATGATCCCGCAGGTGCGGAACTTTCTCGCCGTCATTATGAATCACCAACGTCTTGCCGAGTTGGACGAAATCATTACGGAATACCACGAGATTGCAGATGAACAATCCGGTTTGGCGGAAGCCGAGATCACGAGCGCGCGTCCGCTGAATAACGAAGACCGCGTCGAGCTTGAGGCACAGGTGGCCAAAGTGGCCGGAGGCCGCGTTCGAGCAACGTACCGGGAAGATGCAGCCTTGCTGGGCGGGGCTGTGGTGCGCATCGGATCGACGGTCTACGACGGCTCGCTTCGGGGACAATTCCAGCAATTGAAGCGAAAACTGGTCAACGCCTGA